In Musa acuminata AAA Group cultivar baxijiao chromosome BXJ2-3, Cavendish_Baxijiao_AAA, whole genome shotgun sequence, the following proteins share a genomic window:
- the LOC135608237 gene encoding uncharacterized protein LOC135608237 isoform X2 — translation MPTFQNVTYKMLSARREAPDTSHWRRYKGGRYKRFREPRKGGRMEETKEPVATEGREKMTVLVAVDESEGSLYALSWALDNLFAAAVGGAPNKPQPLGTLVLVHAQQPLQQFIMHPIGPAVYATSSVIDSVKKAQEQNSRDVIERAKGICRRRLVEAEAVVVIGDPKETICQAAEQMQTDLLVVGSRGLSKIRRAILGSVSDYCAHHANCPVLIVKPPKTSH, via the exons ATGCCTACGTTCCAAAACGTCACTTACAAAATGCTGTCAGCACGGAGAGAAGCGCCCGACACGTCTCACTGGAGGCGCTACAAAGGGGGTAGATACAAAAGGTTCAGAGAGCCGAGGAAGGGAGGCAGGATGGAGGAGACCAAGGAACCGGTGGCGACAGAGGGCCGCGAGAAGATGACGGTGTTGGTGGCTGTGGACGAGAGCGAAGGGAGCCTTTACGCGTTGTCTTGGGCGCTCGACAATCTCTTCGCCGCCGCCGTCGGAGGCGCGCCCAACAAACCGCAGCCGCTCGGCACACTCGTCCTCGTCCACGCGCAGCAGCCTCTACAGCAGTTCATCATGCATCCGATCGGACCAG CCGTTTATGCGACGTCGTCGGTGATAGACTCCGTGAAGAAAGCTCAAGAGCAGAACTCACGCGATGTAATCGAGCGAGCGAAGGGAATTTGCAGACGAAGGCTG GTTGAAGCTGAAGCAGTCGTCGTCATCGGGGATCCGAAGGAGACGATATGCCAGGCTGCGGAACAGATGCAGACCGACCTCCTCGTGGTAGGAAGCCGCGGCCTGAGTAAGATAAGGCG GGCAATCCTGGGGAGCGTCAGCGACTACTGTGCTCATCATGCCAACTGCCCTGTGCTCATCGTGAAGCCGCCCAAGACGAGTCACTGA
- the LOC135608237 gene encoding uncharacterized protein LOC135608237 isoform X1: MLATGESGSLWNRFLHGRRVITFRPATSPGEPTSAAIDLNPMPTFQNVTYKMLSARREAPDTSHWRRYKGGRYKRFREPRKGGRMEETKEPVATEGREKMTVLVAVDESEGSLYALSWALDNLFAAAVGGAPNKPQPLGTLVLVHAQQPLQQFIMHPIGPAVYATSSVIDSVKKAQEQNSRDVIERAKGICRRRLQVEAEAVVVIGDPKETICQAAEQMQTDLLVVGSRGLSKIRRAILGSVSDYCAHHANCPVLIVKPPKTSH, translated from the exons ATGTTGGCGACTGGCGAGAGCGGAAGTCTCTGGAATCGCTTTCTGCATGGACGCCGCGTAATTACGTTTCGTCCCGCCACGTCGCCGGGAGAGCCGACGAGTGCCGCCATTGATCTCAATCCGATGCCTACGTTCCAAAACGTCACTTACAAAATGCTGTCAGCACGGAGAGAAGCGCCCGACACGTCTCACTGGAGGCGCTACAAAGGGGGTAGATACAAAAGGTTCAGAGAGCCGAGGAAGGGAGGCAGGATGGAGGAGACCAAGGAACCGGTGGCGACAGAGGGCCGCGAGAAGATGACGGTGTTGGTGGCTGTGGACGAGAGCGAAGGGAGCCTTTACGCGTTGTCTTGGGCGCTCGACAATCTCTTCGCCGCCGCCGTCGGAGGCGCGCCCAACAAACCGCAGCCGCTCGGCACACTCGTCCTCGTCCACGCGCAGCAGCCTCTACAGCAGTTCATCATGCATCCGATCGGACCAG CCGTTTATGCGACGTCGTCGGTGATAGACTCCGTGAAGAAAGCTCAAGAGCAGAACTCACGCGATGTAATCGAGCGAGCGAAGGGAATTTGCAGACGAAGGCTG CAGGTTGAAGCTGAAGCAGTCGTCGTCATCGGGGATCCGAAGGAGACGATATGCCAGGCTGCGGAACAGATGCAGACCGACCTCCTCGTGGTAGGAAGCCGCGGCCTGAGTAAGATAAGGCG GGCAATCCTGGGGAGCGTCAGCGACTACTGTGCTCATCATGCCAACTGCCCTGTGCTCATCGTGAAGCCGCCCAAGACGAGTCACTGA
- the LOC135608237 gene encoding uncharacterized protein LOC135608237 isoform X3 translates to MLATGESGSLWNRFLHGRRVITFRPATSPGEPTSAAIDLNPMPTFQNVTYKMLSARREAPDTSHWRRYKGGRYKRFREPRKGGRMEETKEPVATEGREKMTVLVAVDESEGSLYALSWALDNLFAAAVGGAPNKPQPLGTLVLVHAQQPLQQFIMHPIGPAVYATSSVIDSVKKAQEQNSRDVIERAKGICRRRLVEAEAVVVIGDPKETICQAAEQMQTDLLVVGSRGLSKIRR, encoded by the exons ATGTTGGCGACTGGCGAGAGCGGAAGTCTCTGGAATCGCTTTCTGCATGGACGCCGCGTAATTACGTTTCGTCCCGCCACGTCGCCGGGAGAGCCGACGAGTGCCGCCATTGATCTCAATCCGATGCCTACGTTCCAAAACGTCACTTACAAAATGCTGTCAGCACGGAGAGAAGCGCCCGACACGTCTCACTGGAGGCGCTACAAAGGGGGTAGATACAAAAGGTTCAGAGAGCCGAGGAAGGGAGGCAGGATGGAGGAGACCAAGGAACCGGTGGCGACAGAGGGCCGCGAGAAGATGACGGTGTTGGTGGCTGTGGACGAGAGCGAAGGGAGCCTTTACGCGTTGTCTTGGGCGCTCGACAATCTCTTCGCCGCCGCCGTCGGAGGCGCGCCCAACAAACCGCAGCCGCTCGGCACACTCGTCCTCGTCCACGCGCAGCAGCCTCTACAGCAGTTCATCATGCATCCGATCGGACCAG CCGTTTATGCGACGTCGTCGGTGATAGACTCCGTGAAGAAAGCTCAAGAGCAGAACTCACGCGATGTAATCGAGCGAGCGAAGGGAATTTGCAGACGAAGGCTG GTTGAAGCTGAAGCAGTCGTCGTCATCGGGGATCCGAAGGAGACGATATGCCAGGCTGCGGAACAGATGCAGACCGACCTCCTCGTGGTAGGAAGCCGCGGCCTGAGTAAGATAAGGCGGTGA
- the LOC135608236 gene encoding uncharacterized protein LOC135608236, with protein sequence MALWMDAGSDPISESEKADLEAIAAIKEAAAVELKEQGNQFVKMGKKHYNDAIDCYTRAINQKALSDSDHSVLFANRAHVNLLLGNYRRSLSDSEEAIKFCSTNIKAYYRAAKAAFSLNLLAEAASLCQRGLEQVPSNDELKKLLMQIDLRRKEDEHQKAQVLQAVASAKELSSAMENRGLKLGKGLYQELTGIRKPVLDKSGILHWPVLLLYAEVMSSDFIEDFCETDMFSSHLDIMFSEDSQPLPWDEYHAYTREAVELYYQAGTGILLSNKEVLKYLLDGTVKSVPEGFFDEEKDSGKDLDSSVSHLSTNYGKWIHINEKKTLLDILRHSDYIIPAIPVFFVVSKKSEFYKLFRAGKWSPP encoded by the exons ATGGCGCTATGGATGGACGCCGGATCGGACCCGATCTCCGAGAGCGAGAAGGCGGACTTGGAAGCCATCGCCGCTATCAAAGAGGCCGCCGCCGTTGAGCTCAAG GAACAAGGTAACCAATTCGTCAAGATGGGTAAAAAGCATTATAACGATGCAATTGATTGTTATACAAGAGCGATTAACCAGAAAGCTCTGAGCGACTCAGATCACTCGGTCCTCTTTGCTAATCGTGCCCATGTAAATTTGCTTTTGGGAAATTATAGGCGTTCTTTAAGTGATTCTGAGGAAGCAATTAAATTCTGTTCGACAAATATCAAG GCATATTATCGGGCAGCCAAAGCTGCCTTCTCTTTGAATTTGTTGGCTGAAGCAGCATCACTTTGCCAAAGGGGACTTGAACAAGTTCCCTCTAATGACGAGCTGAAGAAGTTGCTTATGCAGATTGACTTGCGAAGAAAAGAAGATGAACATCAAAAGGCTCAAGTATTACAAGCTGTTGCTTCAGCTAAG GAGCTTTCATCTGCAATGGAGAATAGAGGATTGAAGCTTGGGAAGGGCCTGTACCAGGAACTCACTGGAATTAGAAAACCAGTACTAGATAAAAGTGGGATTCTTCATTGGCCGGTTCTTCTTCTTTATGCAGAGGTCATGTCAAGTGATTTCATTGAGGACTTTTGTGAAACGGACATGTTCTCATCGCATCTTGACATAAT GTTTTCAGAAGATTCCCAGCCACTACCATGGGATGAGTATCATGCTTATACAAGGGAAGCTGTTGAATTGTATTATCAG GCTGGCACCGGGATTCTCTTATCGAATAAGGAAGTCCTTAAGTATCTGCTAGATGGCACAGTGAAGTCTGTTCCAGAAGGCTTCTTTGATGAAGAGAAGGATTCAGGAAAAGATCTGGATAGTTCAGTCTCTCATTTAA GTACCAATTATGGTAAATGGATTCATATAAATGAGAAGAAGACGCTTCTCGACATTTTGCGGCATTCTGATTATATCATCCCGGCTATCCcag TCTTCTTTGTGGTTTCGAAGAAATCTGAGTTCTACAAGTTGTTCAGAGCTGGAAAATGGTCGCCACCTTGA
- the LOC135608235 gene encoding arginine-specific demethylase JMJ22-like has protein sequence MPSAFHRLTSPHLIRKKPPSAARKKKKKKRTGIPFSKPQPLEHQVAEEEEEGMGEEQVLGFKLKPSASSRLHAIQPLGNLLLLGDASASVNARDYGLGILRALPDDLLLDVLALLPARDLAALSAACRSLYVFATHDTLWRALVLDHLHGNFSFRGSWRSTFLSAVSSHPPPSSSALVIRNFYSDYLFQSWLCANIEMKPEWLEIDNIERRRGISVEEFISRYEEPNKPVLLEGCLDEWPAMKGWSRERLVRICGGVKFAVGPVEMTLERYFQYADATKEERPLYLFDPMFAEKVSELGSEYEVPNYFREDLFAVLGKERPDYRWIIIGPASSGSSFHVDPNSTSAWNAVIKGSKKWVMFPPEVVPPGVHPSPDGAEVACPVSIMEWFMNFYAACRKWKKRPVECVCRAGEVVFVPNGWWHLVVNLEDSIAITQNYVSRRNLFNVLDFLGKPNASELVSGTKDRVNLYEKFRSALDASYPGMIDEVTAKAQEKMAQKKKPSFWETVTDTRVGGFKFSF, from the exons ATGCCGAGCGCTTTCCATCGTCTGACGTCTCCCCACCTCATCCGAAAGAAACCACCGTCGGCGgctagaaagaagaagaagaagaagagaacagGTATCCCCTTCTCCAAACCTCAACCATTAGAACACCAAGTagccgaagaagaagaggaggggatgGGGGAAGAGCAGGTGTTGGGGTTTAAGCTGAAGCCCTCCGCCTCGTCCCGTCTCCACGCCATCCAACCTCTCGggaacctcctcctcctcggcgacGCCTCCGCCTCCGTCAACGCCCGCGACTATGGCCTCGGCATTCTTCGCGCCCTGCCTGACGACCTCCTCCTCGACGTCCTTGCCCTCCTCCCTGCCCGCGACCTCGCCGCCCTCTCCGCTGCCTGCCGCTCCCTCTACGTCTTCGCTACCCACGACACCCTCTGGCGCGCCCTCGTCCTTGACCACTTGCACGGCAACTTCTCGTTCCGTGGCTCTTGGAGGTCCACCTTCCTCTCTGCCGTTAGCTCccatcctcctccttcctcttcggcTCTCGTGATCAGGAATTTCTACTCGGACTACCTCTTCCAGAGCTGGCTCTGCGCCAATATCGAGATGAAGCCTGAGTGGCTCGAGATCGACAACATCGAGAGGCGGCGCGGGATCTCCGTGGAGGAGTTCATCAGCCGCTACGAGGAGCCTAATAAGCCGGTCTTGCTGGAAGGATGCCTCGACGAGTGGCCGGCGATGAAGGGGTGGAGCCGGGAACGCCTGGTTCGGATCTGCGGCGGCGTCAAGTTCGCTGTGGGTCCTGTGGAGATGACCCTGGAGCGGTACTTCCAGTATGCGGACGCCACGAAGGAGGAGCGACCGCTTTACCTCTTCGATCCCATGTTCGCTGAGAAGGTTTCCGAGCTTGGGTCCGAGTATGAGGTCCCCAATTACTTCAGGGAGGATCTGTTTGCCGTGCTGGGGAAGGAGAGGCCGGACTACCGGTGGATAATAATTGGGCCCGCGAGCTCAGGATCGTCGTTCCATGTGGATCCGAACTCCACTTCCGCGTGGAACGCGGTGATCAAGGGTTCCAAGAAGTGGGTCATGTTTCCTCCGGAGGTCGTACCCCCCGGAGTGCATCCGAGCCCGGACGGAGCTGAGGTTGCCTGTCCGGTGTCCATCATGGAGTGGTTCATGAACTTCTATGCGGCTTGTAGAAAATGGAAGAAGAGGCCGGTCGAGTGCGTGTGCAGAGCCGGGGAGGTAGTATTTGTGCCTAATGGATGGTGGCATCTGGTGGTCAATCTTGAGGACTCCATTGCCATTACACAGAACTATGTGAGCCG AAGAAATCTGTTCAATGTTCTGGATTTTCTTGGCAAGCCCAATGCCAGTGAGCTTGTCTCTGGAACCAAAGATAGGGTGAATCTGTATGAGAAGTTTCGAAGTGCTCTCGATGCTTCCTATCCCGGAATGATCGATGAGGTCACAGCAAAAGCCCAAGAGAAGATGGCTCAGAAGAAAAAACCATCATTCTGGGAGACTGTTACTGATACTAGGGTTGGAGGATTCAAGTTCTCCTTCTAA
- the LOC135606585 gene encoding uncharacterized protein LOC135606585: MERKPSNAPNLMRHSAGAASAASTPGRRWAQIAEEKPKPKLAARVTEAAGETVAECAAVLCCCPCGLANLFFVAAVKLPAGLVRRALRLRRKRGAGYGKVKAGILRTRVGSFDDDDFSIHHGTFFMAMGAKEVWPAKAVSPELLQLEKEMTARFYSTGFWRSPSQKE, from the coding sequence ATGGAGAGGAAGCCGTCCAACGCTCCCAATTTAATGCGTCATTCGGCCGGAGCCGCCAGTGCCGCCTCGACCCCCGGCCGACGGTGGGCGCAGATCGCAGAAGAGAAGCCGAAGCCGAAGCTGGCAGCCCGGGTCACGGAGGCGGCCGGGGAGACGGTGGCGGAGTGCGCGGCCGTATTATGCTGCTGCCCCTGCGGCCTGGCGAACCTCTTCTTCGTGGCGGCTGTCAAGCTGCCGGCGGGGCTTGTCCGGCGGGCCCTGCGATTGAGACGGAAGCGTGGCGCCGGCTACGGAAAGGTGAAAGCCGGGATCTTGCGGACCAGAGTCGGCTCCTTTGACGACGACGACTTCAGTATTCACCACGGGACATTTTTTATGGCAATGGGGGCCAAAGAGGTATGGCCAGCGAAGGCGGTGTCGCCAGAGCTGTTGCAGttggagaaggagatgacagcgagaTTCTACAGCACTGGGTTTTGGCGGAGCCCTTCACAAAAGGAGTAA
- the LOC135608239 gene encoding nuclear pore complex protein NUP1-like: MAAYESDGGGIGGKFRKRLFRPAPATPYDRPQAAARPAQPLPAEPRGNGWLSRLVDPATRIISWSASRIFPSSVFQKRLGAPPAAPPEANQRPVEEVIKEPSTNSLHEVQEHLSDGKNAVNSSNAGSAQHGTSSHVDGVFELEQLLKQKTFTRTEFDHLTQLLHSRIVEPNAREVAVNSENIEITNVRGQTNNAVEVNVLQPASSYEIEMPTIPGEANKKQQCADDVSQPMSSFNNKDKRVASEQERREVFSGLHEIVTVPAPGLASTKEEAASSTKIAKTHMSSRFFKSSASLSVQNKLFRDDRAMPIGTPYARKPSNHSLVLRTAVRNSEPVETRRNSLLSSGIYGRSAIYKMSRSPYFKPCSMANLGGDRSSLDDYGCPSMSENITHSGGRQTFKRGRSLLEDDIGSSGPTRRTHQKSNLMSPLASPYLSRGNSLPSSSTRVDQGSVTLNQKLFHLNEQENGHSEFQTVENSGVPSVPLPPKSSEMARKILQQPDKLVTSPKGQSSNLKIDMDESPFLLTHNMLHGQALKSMEEIDMSKFLNVQKNGSLKSPSDSHQKSFGNTISQKQDKSEENGSTKSAVKGVRFPSTNSVLEKPNNVSGREAKPSTTTAHFVVSGAATTTSQKKPSFQMSAPEDLVELDDDSDDIKDSPSTATIVGNKPLLISKCEITHEKPKLEKSMKSSSNNICTSMGVSDGDSTKISNGLAPQCEETPAPTFKADLVELASGSASTAAGASGLGFSNATTATVLEGSKGEVVQTSKGGDLFNAFGNAALPTLSVFGAFRTSELNDGITSSTAISSALVAPSMTLGASFAPGFSASTSMAPNSSATISSDAPIFSTIPSFQFGASGSFGASNAVTSSTEKSESSNLVGESVKSSVFSVSSSAPLLGTSAAFSSTRSNSSAVLTPSIFASTSNGSSALPAPALFSTATGGSSAMSLSSGFSTSTSMAPSSAATISSAAPILSTIPSFQFGASGSFGGASTVTSSTEKFDSTNLVGEPVKSSAFSVSSSAPLGTSAALSNTRSNSSAVLTPSIFASTSNSSSALPAPALFSTATGSSAVSMLPGFSTSSNGFSGFGSSPQSGGANSLFSSNSSQNLTVFGTTAESSFSTQPAQSGTGMSHALPISSSNTFGSSIPTTMFGLSGTSSSGSASSSFGFSTPGLEPLGSSSGFSFPTATGSSSSSGSSSTIPLAKSFVSSTGLSTISTLSAGGSSSSHVWSTPFGSSGFSFAASAISSANSSGNLSLVAGTGTGLFKSTSHSAQSSPSGSIFASTTFSPATGLPFGSAPSSGSSPFMFGSSSGSVSTFTSVGSTTSLISLVQPVFGAPNQTSGLNSGSPGNDQMNVEDSMADDSVQSSVLPAVKFGQPTNTPASPNFVFGSPATPGGTTTFQFGSQQNNFMPQSPSPFQPAGNLEFAAGGSFSLGSSGGGDTSGRRTVKVRRDKHRKR; this comes from the exons ATGGCGGCGTACGAGAGTGATGGCGGCGGGATCGGGGGCAAGTTCCGGAAGCGCCTCTTCCGGCCGGCCCCCGCGACGCCGTACGATCGGCCCCAGGCGGCGGCACGCCCCGCCCAGCCGCTTCCGGCGGAGCCGCGGGGGAACGGGTGGCTCTCCAGGCTCGTGGACCCCGCGACCCGGATCATCTCCTGGAGCGCATCCCGCATCTTCCCCTCCTCCGTCTTCCAGAAGCGGCTTGGCGCCCCTCCTGCCGCGCCGCCAG AGGCAAATCAAAGACCAGTGGAGGAAGTCATCAAAGAACCATCTACT AATTCATTACACGAAGTGCAAGAACATCTCAGTGATGGAAAAAATGCAGTGAATAGTTCCAATGCTGGCAGCGCTCAACATGGAACCAGTTCTCATGTCGATGGAGTTTTTGAACTCGAGCAACTACTGAAGCAGAAAACTTTTACAAG GACTGAGTTTGATCATTTGACCCAGTTATTACATTCAAGAATTGTGGAACCAAATGCACGAGAAGTGGCTGTGAATTCTGAGAATATAGAGATAACAAATGTTCGAGGTCAAACTAATAATGCTGTTGAAGTAAATGTATTACAACCAGCATCAAGTTATGAAATAGAAATGCCAACTATTCCAGGTGAAGCAAATAAGAAGCAGCAGTGTGCTGATGACGTATCACAACCAATGTCAAGTTTCAATAATAAGGATAAAAGAGTTGCTTCAGAACAAGAAAGAAGAGAGGTATTTTCTGGGTTACATGAAATTGTTACAGTTCCTGCACCTGGCCTGGCT AGTACCAAGGAAGAAGCTGCCTCGTCAACAAAAATTGCTAAGACACATATGAGTTCTAGGTTTTTTAAATCTTCTGCATCTCTAAGCGTGCAAAATAAATTATTTCGGGACGATAGAGCAATGCCAATTGGAACACCATATGCAAGGAAACCATCCAATCATTCGTTGGTATTGAGAACTGCAGTCCGCAATTCTGAACCTGTTGAAACTAGACGAAACAGCTTGTTGAGTTCAGGAATTTATGGCAGATCAGCAATATATAAAATGTCTCGTTCTCCATACTTCAAGCCCTGTTCAATGGCTAACTTAGGG GGTGACAGATCTTCGCTGGATGACTATGGTTGCCCCTCTATGTCTGAAAACATTACACACTCTGGTGGCAGACAG ACGTTTAAACGAGGGAGATCACTTTTAGAGGATGATATCGGATCATCTGGTCCCACCCGTAGGACACATCAGAAGTCCAACTTGATGTCTCCATTAGCAAGTCCATACTTGTCGCGGGGGAATTCTCTGCCTTCTTCATCAACTCGTGTTGATCAAGGTTCTGTAACTTTAAACCAAAAGCTTTTCCATTTGAATGAACAAGAGAATGGCCATAGTGAGTTCCAAACTGTAGAAAATAGTGGGGTTCCTTCTGTTCCACTTCCTCCCAAGTCCAGTGAGATGGCTAGGAAAATTCTACAGCAACCTGATAAACTGGTGACTTCTCCAAAAGGGCAATCCTCTAATCTGAAAATTGACATGGATGAATCACCATTTCTGTTGACTCATAACATGCTTCATGGACAAGCTCTTAAAAGCATGGAGGAAATTGATATGTCTAAGTTTTTGAATGTGCAAAAAAATGGCAGTTTGAAATCTCCCAGTGATTCACACCAAAAAAGTTTTGGAAATACTATTTCTCAGAAGCAAGACAAGTCTGAAGAAAATGGCTCTACCAAGAGTGCTGTTAAAGGGGTTCGATTTCCATCTACAAACTCTGTTCTCGAGAAACCTAATAACGTATCTGGCAGAGAGGCCAAACCTAGTACGACAACTGCTCATTTTGTTGTTTCAGGTGCTGCTACAACTACCTCACAAAAAAAACCATCATTCCAGATGAGTGCACCCGAG GATCTTGTCGAGTTGGATGATGATAGCGATGATATAAAGGATTCTCCAAGTACAGCTACTATTGTTGGTAATAAACCTTTGTTGATATCGAAGTGTGAGATTACACACGAAAAGCCTAAATTGGAGAAATCTATGAAATCTTCGTCTAATAATATTTGTACATCCATGGGGGTATCGGATGGGGATTCCACCAAGATATCCAATGGGCTTG CCCCACAGTGTGAGGAAACCCCTGCTCCTACATTTAAAGCTGATTTGGTGGAGCTTGCATCTGGATCTGCTTCAACTGCTGCTGGTGCTAGTGGCCTTGGTTTCag TAATGCCACGACAGCAACTGTATTAGAAGGCTCTAAAGGTGAAGTTGTCCAAACTTCAAAAGGTGGGGACCTATTCAATGCATTTGGGAATGCTGCATTGCCGACCTTATCTGTTTTTGGAGCTTTTAGGACATCTGAACTAAATGATGGCATCACTTCATCCACTGCCATATCTTCAGCTCTTGTTGCTCCGTCCATGACATTGGGTGCTTCATTCGCACCAGGTTTCTCCGCCAGCACCAGCATGGCACCTAATTCTTCAGCTACCATCTCATCTGATGCACCTATATTTTCCACAATCCCCTCCTTCCAGTTTGGTGCTAGTGGCTCTTTTGGTGCTTCTAATGCAGTAACTTCATCAACAGAAAAATCTGAGTCTTCCAATTTGGTGGGAGAGTCTGTCAAGTCATCTGTTTTCAGTGTAAGCAGCTCTGCTCCTCTACTAGGTACATCTGCTGCATTTTCAAGCACCAGAAGCAACAGCTCAGCCGTTCTGACACCATCAATATTCGCAAGCACGAGCAATGGTTCCTCTGCTCTGCCAGCGCCAGCATTATTTAGTACAGCCACTGGTGGTTCTTCTGCTATGTCATTGTCGTCAGGTTTCTCCACAAGCACCAGCATGGCACCTAGTTCTGCAGCTACCATCTCATCTGCTGCACCTATACTTTCCACAATCCCCTCGTTCCAGTTTGGTGCTAGTGGCTCTTTTGGTGGTGCTAGCACAGTAACTTCATCAACAGAAAAATTTGATTCTACCAATTTGGTGGGAGAGCCTGTCAAGTCATCTGCTTTCAGTGTAAGCAGCTCTGCTCCTCTAGGTACATCTGCGGCATTATCAAACACCAGAAGCAACAGCTCAGCTGTTCTGACACCATCAATATTTGCAAGCACAAGCAATAGCTCCTCTGCTCTGCCAGCACCAGCATTATTTAGTACAGCCACTGGTTCTTCTGCTGTGTCAATGTTGCCAGGTTTCTCAACTTCATCCAATGGATTCAGTGGTTTTGGTTCATCACCACAATCTGGTGGTGCCAATTCATTGTTTTCAAGTAACAGTTCTCAGAACTTGACAGTGTTTGGCACAACAGCAGAATCTAGTTTCAGCACTCAGCCAGCACAGTCTGGAACTGGGATGTCACATGCTTTGCCAATATCATCATCTAATACCTTCGGTTCATCAATTCCTACGACAATGTTTGGTCTAAGTGGCACTTCCTCATCTGGTTCTGCAAGCTCATCATTTGGTTTCTCAACGCCTGGTTTGGAGCCTCTTGGTTCAAGTTCTGGCTTCTCTTTCCCTACTGCTACTGGGTCATCTTCCAGTTCTGGCAGTAGTAGTACCATTCCACTGGCAAAGAGTTTTGTTTCAAGTACTGGGTTGTCCACCATTTCAACTTTAAGTGCTGGCGGCAGCAGCAGCTCCCATGTATGGTCTACGCCTTTTGGTTCAAGTGGCTTTTCCTTTGCAGCAAGTGCTATTTCATCAGCCAATTCCAGTGGAAATTTATCCCTTGTAGCAGGTACAGGCACTGGCCTGTTCAAGTCCACTTCACATTCAGCCCAGTCATCACCTTCTGGCTCCATTTTTGCCTCAACCACTTTTTCACCTGCTACAGGGCTTCCATTTGGGTCAGCTCCCTCTTCAGGGAGTTCACCTTTCATGTTTGGTTCATCATCAGGGTCAGTTTCTACATTCACTTCAGTTGGAAGCACAACTTCACTGATTTCTCTTGTGCAGCCTGTGTTTGGAGCACCAAATCAGACAAGTGGTTTGAATTCAGGTTCACCTGGAAATGACCAGATGAATGTTGAGGATAGTATGGCTGATGATTCTGTCCAGTCTTCGGTTCTTCCGGCAGTGAAATTTGGACAACCAACAAATACACCTGCATCTCCTAACTTTGTGTTCGGTTCCCCAGCTACTCCTGGTGGGACAACAACCTTTCAGTTTGGCAGCCAGCAGAATAATTTTATGCCTCAAAGCCCATCTCCATTTCAACCAGCTGGAAATTTAGAGTTTGCTGCAGGAGGAAGCTTCTCTTTGGGAAGTAGTGGTGGTGGTGACACGTCTGGTCGAAGGACAGTGAAAGTAAGACGAGATAAGCATCGGAAAAGGTAG
- the LOC103979535 gene encoding protein YABBY 2-like — protein sequence MSDHVFPEQACYVNCNFCNTPLVVNVPGNNLLDVVTVRCGLCANLLSLDLEALLGKLPHQSFQNHNPGSLHPHMDCGSSSRCTRLSAMNSVDCVQQQTHPIQPTEKRRVPSAYNKFIKEEIRRLKAKDPDISHKEAFSTAAKNWAHFPEIHFGPSVKGSKQA from the exons ATGTCGGACCATGTCTTCCCCGAGCAAGCTTGCTACGTCAACTGCAACTTCTGCAACACTCCTCTCGTg GTTAATGTCCCAGGCAACAATTTACTCGATGTTGTCACAGTAAGATGTGGGCTCTGTGCTAATTTACTGTCTCTGGATCTCGAAGCATTGCTTGGGAAACTCCCACATCAGAGTTTTCAG AATCACAACCCTGGTTCTCTCCACCCCCACATGGATTGTGGATCTTCCTCGAGATGCACCAGGCTATCAGCGATGAACTCAGTTGACTGTGTTCAACAGCAAACACACCCTATCCAAC CAACCGAGAAGCGACGTGTTCCATCTGCCTATAACAAGTTCATCAA GGAGGAGATACGGCGGCTGAAGGCAAAAGATCCCGACATCAGCCACAAGGAAGCTTTCAGCACTGCAGCCAAAAAC TGGGCACACTTCCCCGAAATCCATTTCGGGCCATCCGTGAAGGGGAGTAAACAAGCTTAG